One genomic segment of Desulfomicrobium sp. ZS1 includes these proteins:
- a CDS encoding helix-turn-helix transcriptional regulator — translation MLMHFSPTKEDFEARAKVMKALAHPTRLMMIEELSRGERCVCELRDLADCDLSTVSKHLSLLKNAGIVEDEKRGKQVYYRLRVPCVLNFFHCLDSVLTARDRLTGL, via the coding sequence ATGCTCATGCATTTTAGCCCCACCAAGGAAGACTTCGAGGCCCGTGCCAAGGTCATGAAGGCCCTGGCCCACCCGACCCGTCTCATGATGATCGAAGAGCTTTCGCGCGGCGAGCGCTGCGTGTGCGAGCTGCGCGACCTAGCGGATTGCGACCTGTCCACGGTTTCCAAGCATCTGTCGCTGCTCAAAAACGCGGGCATTGTCGAAGACGAGAAGCGCGGCAAGCAAGTCTACTACCGCTTGCGCGTGCCCTGCGTGCTGAATTTCTTTCACTGCCTGGACTCGGTGCTCACGGCCAGGGACAGGCTGACAGGCCTTTGA
- a CDS encoding diguanylate cyclase: MTLGKEALATYDTMLTGDILFERSITPMVIVDSQRIMVKVNIRFCDVFEYSRVEILGQSTAMLTPSREHFESYKQCFERTRDGSLQSNDLLYRKKGGALFWVKLTGIPIVTDAQQFVLWSFDDITKEVNAREEIRNRYRELEIIFEKVRAGLVFVVDGVISRVNHSFLSMLNEKHENVVGRNVTVFLDCFEKCKTEGTKKLVRFRNRDGHVTIVEREIVSVTENSHIIVFIDVTGHVQEKEVLTKKSQLDGLTGIFNRSTFVQFAQEMLLSPAHEYASFMLFDIDHFKEINDTYGHDIGDEVLIELVRLIQQLLRREEIFGRFGGEEFGVLFPVAQDQAKVIARRLLEAIRQHRFTRKKLAVTVSMGLVDNTFSNVFDMIFKEADRLLYLAKNSGRDRLECRAPR; this comes from the coding sequence ATGACGTTAGGAAAAGAAGCGCTCGCGACGTATGACACCATGCTCACCGGAGATATTCTTTTCGAGCGCAGCATCACGCCTATGGTGATTGTGGACAGCCAACGCATCATGGTCAAGGTGAACATCCGCTTCTGCGATGTGTTCGAGTATTCGCGAGTTGAGATTCTCGGGCAGTCCACAGCCATGTTGACTCCATCCCGGGAACACTTTGAGAGCTATAAGCAATGCTTCGAGCGGACACGCGACGGTTCCTTGCAAAGCAACGACCTGCTTTACAGGAAGAAGGGCGGTGCGCTTTTCTGGGTTAAGCTGACGGGCATTCCCATAGTGACCGACGCTCAGCAATTTGTGCTGTGGTCATTCGATGATATAACAAAAGAAGTTAACGCCCGAGAAGAAATCAGGAACCGTTATCGGGAGCTTGAGATCATATTCGAGAAGGTGCGCGCGGGACTTGTGTTTGTGGTTGATGGGGTGATTAGTCGAGTCAACCACTCTTTTCTGAGTATGCTCAACGAAAAGCACGAAAATGTTGTGGGTCGCAACGTGACGGTCTTTTTGGATTGTTTTGAGAAATGCAAGACTGAGGGGACAAAAAAACTCGTTCGCTTTCGCAATCGCGATGGCCATGTGACGATTGTCGAGAGGGAGATTGTCTCCGTCACCGAGAACAGCCATATCATTGTCTTCATAGACGTCACGGGGCATGTTCAGGAGAAGGAGGTGTTGACGAAGAAATCTCAACTCGATGGTCTGACCGGAATTTTCAATCGCAGTACTTTTGTCCAATTCGCTCAAGAGATGCTCCTCAGCCCTGCGCACGAGTATGCGTCCTTCATGCTTTTTGACATAGATCATTTCAAGGAGATCAATGACACCTATGGCCATGACATTGGTGATGAGGTGCTGATCGAGCTTGTGCGTCTGATCCAGCAGCTGCTTCGTCGGGAGGAGATTTTTGGCCGCTTCGGAGGCGAGGAGTTTGGCGTTCTTTTTCCCGTTGCCCAGGATCAGGCCAAGGTCATAGCGCGGCGGCTGTTGGAGGCCATCCGCCAGCACAGGTTTACCCGCAAAAAGCTTGCCGTGACCGTCAGCATGGGGCTGGTGGACAATACGTTTTCCAATGTTTTCGACATGATATTCAAGGAGGCGGACCGTCTGCTGTACCTTGCCAAGAACAGCGGACGTGATCGTCTGGAATGCCGCGCGCCTCGTTAG
- a CDS encoding cytochrome c biogenesis CcdA family protein: MDQFLILIHEWMGSGVGLAALGCFLWGVVSVLFSPCHLASIPLIVGYVAGQDRLVEGRQAALYAGLFTTGLFLTIALIGVICAMLGRMLGDVGPYWTIVMGLILLWVAMDMLGVAKCSMGGSLMGRFKLRGMGGAFVLGLAYGVLSGSCTFGFIAPILAVITVQEKIATGILLIILFGLGHCIPIVVAGSSTALVRRLLANASWQRGGTAFRRLAGILIGLMGIYFIARPFLPA; encoded by the coding sequence ATGGATCAATTCCTGATCCTTATCCATGAATGGATGGGGTCCGGCGTGGGTCTTGCGGCTTTGGGCTGTTTTTTGTGGGGAGTGGTCAGCGTGCTCTTCAGCCCCTGCCACCTGGCCTCCATCCCGCTCATCGTGGGCTACGTGGCCGGACAGGACAGGCTGGTCGAAGGACGGCAGGCCGCGCTTTACGCCGGTCTCTTCACTACCGGCCTCTTTCTGACCATCGCCCTCATCGGCGTAATCTGCGCAATGCTTGGCCGCATGCTCGGCGATGTGGGACCGTACTGGACCATCGTCATGGGGCTCATTCTTTTGTGGGTGGCCATGGACATGCTCGGCGTGGCAAAATGCTCCATGGGCGGAAGTCTCATGGGCCGCTTCAAACTGCGAGGCATGGGCGGGGCCTTCGTGCTCGGTCTGGCCTACGGAGTCCTGTCCGGCTCCTGCACCTTCGGCTTCATCGCCCCCATCCTGGCCGTCATCACGGTGCAGGAAAAAATCGCCACCGGCATCCTGCTCATCATTCTCTTTGGCCTCGGGCACTGCATCCCCATCGTCGTCGCCGGCAGCTCCACGGCCCTGGTGCGCCGCCTCCTGGCCAATGCCTCCTGGCAACGCGGCGGCACGGCCTTCCGACGTCTGGCCGGAATCCTCATCGGCCTCATGGGCATCTATTTCATCGCCCGCCCCTTTCTGCCCGCCTGA
- the lgt gene encoding prolipoprotein diacylglyceryl transferase, with amino-acid sequence MFSWNADPIVVTVGPLSIHWYGLFFAAAFIAGLQIMARMFAREGRDKNDLDSLLGFVAIGALVGARLGHCLIYDPVYYLSNPLDMLKIWEGGLASHGGVIGILVAVWAFARTGKYPFWWLLDRIAVPAALGGAFIRIGNFMNSEIVGMPTIVPWAVIFARVDDLPRHPVQLYEAAAYLMIFAILFSAWRMEGVRSRQGLLAGYFLVLVFAARFVLEFYKTPQAAYEAGFFLAVGQWLSVPCMLAGLWLVARAGRGVGRAETKRLG; translated from the coding sequence ATGTTTTCTTGGAATGCCGATCCTATCGTCGTGACCGTCGGTCCGCTATCCATCCATTGGTACGGATTGTTTTTCGCCGCTGCTTTTATTGCCGGATTGCAGATCATGGCCCGCATGTTCGCGCGTGAAGGGCGGGATAAGAACGATTTGGACTCCCTGCTCGGGTTCGTGGCTATCGGCGCCCTTGTCGGCGCGAGGCTTGGGCACTGCCTAATCTACGATCCGGTCTATTATTTGTCCAATCCCCTTGATATGTTGAAGATTTGGGAAGGAGGGCTGGCCAGCCATGGCGGGGTGATCGGAATTCTCGTCGCCGTGTGGGCCTTTGCCCGGACCGGTAAGTACCCGTTCTGGTGGCTGCTGGACCGCATCGCTGTGCCCGCCGCGTTGGGCGGGGCGTTCATACGCATCGGAAATTTCATGAATTCCGAAATAGTGGGCATGCCGACCATTGTGCCCTGGGCCGTGATTTTCGCGCGGGTGGACGATCTTCCGCGTCATCCCGTGCAGTTGTATGAGGCAGCGGCCTATCTTATGATCTTCGCGATTCTTTTTTCGGCTTGGCGTATGGAAGGCGTGCGCAGCCGCCAAGGTCTGCTCGCCGGATATTTCTTGGTGCTGGTCTTTGCCGCCCGCTTTGTGCTTGAATTCTACAAGACGCCTCAGGCCGCCTATGAAGCTGGTTTTTTCCTGGCCGTTGGGCAGTGGCTGAGCGTGCCGTGCATGCTGGCCGGGTTGTGGCTTGTGGCCAGGGCCGGGCGGGGCGTGGGCCGGGCCGAAACAAAACGACTCGGATAG
- a CDS encoding permease → MNWKEEWKPLAIIVTVFLACFYLPVGTQRFDNAILEAFHLVKWYAQEHVLLCLIPAFFIAGAISVFVSQGSVMKYLGAKANKVLAYGVAAVSGTILAVCSCTVLPLFAGIYRMGAGLGPACAFLYSGPAINVLAIVMTARILGTEMGIARAVGAILFSVVIGLLMHFFFRKEEAERQVMQMAMLEEEVKRPLWQNALYFASMVAILVFANWGAPQTDSGLWAAIFNAKWILTSIFSVALGVMLVAWFGVKIWKVGVAAVPVVLLALVFPEQPLLAFTAGVIGLSAFTSTDDGEVGDWFSSSWGFAKQILPLLLFGVLVAGALLGRVGNEGLIPSQWVASAVGGNSLMANFFASFAGAFMYFATLTEVPILQGLIGAGMGKGPALALLLAGPALSLPNMLVINSIMGVKKTVVFVSLVIVMATISGIFYGSIWG, encoded by the coding sequence ATGAACTGGAAGGAAGAGTGGAAGCCGTTGGCCATCATCGTGACTGTATTCCTGGCCTGTTTTTATCTACCCGTCGGCACGCAGCGCTTTGACAACGCCATCCTCGAAGCGTTTCACCTCGTCAAATGGTACGCTCAGGAGCACGTGCTCCTTTGTCTGATACCGGCCTTCTTCATAGCAGGCGCCATATCGGTCTTCGTCAGCCAGGGCTCGGTCATGAAGTACCTGGGGGCCAAGGCCAACAAGGTTCTGGCCTACGGCGTGGCCGCTGTCTCGGGTACCATCCTGGCCGTGTGCTCCTGCACGGTGCTGCCTCTTTTCGCGGGCATCTACCGCATGGGCGCGGGGCTTGGACCGGCCTGTGCGTTCCTCTATTCAGGTCCGGCCATCAACGTGCTGGCCATCGTCATGACGGCCCGCATCCTGGGCACGGAAATGGGCATCGCCCGCGCCGTGGGGGCCATCCTCTTCAGCGTGGTCATCGGCCTTCTGATGCATTTTTTCTTTCGCAAAGAGGAGGCCGAGCGGCAGGTCATGCAGATGGCCATGTTGGAAGAGGAAGTGAAACGCCCCCTGTGGCAGAACGCCCTCTATTTCGCTTCCATGGTAGCCATCCTGGTTTTTGCCAACTGGGGCGCTCCGCAGACCGATTCCGGGCTGTGGGCCGCGATTTTTAATGCCAAGTGGATACTGACCTCGATCTTTTCCGTGGCGCTGGGCGTGATGCTCGTGGCCTGGTTTGGCGTAAAGATCTGGAAGGTCGGCGTCGCGGCCGTTCCCGTCGTCCTGCTTGCGCTCGTTTTTCCCGAGCAGCCGCTTTTGGCCTTCACGGCCGGAGTCATCGGCCTGTCCGCCTTCACCAGCACCGATGATGGCGAGGTCGGAGACTGGTTCTCCTCGTCCTGGGGATTTGCCAAGCAGATCCTGCCGCTTTTGCTGTTCGGCGTTCTCGTCGCCGGGGCGCTCTTGGGACGCGTGGGCAACGAAGGCCTCATCCCCTCGCAGTGGGTGGCCAGCGCCGTGGGCGGCAATTCGCTCATGGCCAACTTCTTCGCCTCCTTTGCCGGGGCCTTCATGTATTTCGCCACCCTGACCGAGGTGCCCATCCTGCAAGGGCTTATCGGCGCAGGCATGGGCAAGGGTCCGGCCCTGGCCCTGCTCCTGGCCGGTCCGGCGCTCAGTCTGCCGAACATGCTGGTCATCAACAGCATCATGGGCGTGAAGAAGACCGTGGTTTTCGTCAGTCTGGTCATTGTCATGGCCACTATTTCGGGTATTTTTTACGGATCAATCTGGGGATGA
- a CDS encoding rhodanese-like domain-containing protein produces MDLWIFYVRFNLLIDKAGGNMEDYLRSMTMKDIGASLISADQFVALFNGGETVLLDIRYPFETRLWGMSFAVAIPLNELPDRLAELPRDKTIVCACPLDIRSNIACQFLLQQGFAAKILVGGLLALADRLRGGAANDLKLDRP; encoded by the coding sequence GTGGATTTATGGATCTTTTATGTCAGATTCAACCTTTTAATCGATAAAGCAGGAGGCAATATGGAAGATTATTTGCGTAGCATGACCATGAAAGATATCGGCGCAAGCCTCATTTCGGCTGATCAGTTCGTGGCCCTGTTCAACGGGGGGGAGACCGTTCTTCTGGATATCCGCTATCCTTTTGAGACACGCTTATGGGGCATGTCGTTCGCCGTTGCAATACCTCTGAACGAACTTCCAGATCGCTTGGCGGAATTGCCCAGGGACAAAACGATTGTCTGTGCATGTCCTCTTGATATCCGGTCCAATATCGCTTGCCAGTTTCTTCTCCAGCAGGGATTTGCGGCCAAGATTCTTGTTGGCGGATTGCTCGCGCTGGCGGACAGATTGCGGGGGGGCGCGGCCAATGATCTCAAGCTTGATCGTCCATGA
- a CDS encoding sulfite exporter TauE/SafE family protein: MLHTAMVVLGIFVLTVVMIMSGRGGGNFYVIALVLSGVPVHTASTTSQFILLSSALAGAFIYGKAKTMSWPLVAFFGGLNSLMAFVGGFQAHLYSGTSLKIVLSVALAIAGVAMLLPEKKVIKTAAVRLGYWNIHEGEDTYVVNLWLAAPMTLVTGFFSGMVGISGGAFLVPLMVVGCGVPTRTAIGTATAMLAATAFMGFMGNALHGGFDPVLAIPCGIVAILGGVIGGRLALKTKSKKLKTLSGIITIIAAVIMMLNAFGGE; this comes from the coding sequence ATGCTGCACACCGCGATGGTTGTCCTGGGCATTTTTGTACTCACGGTCGTCATGATCATGAGTGGGCGCGGTGGCGGAAATTTCTACGTCATTGCTTTGGTACTGTCCGGGGTTCCTGTACACACCGCCTCAACGACGAGCCAATTCATTCTGTTGTCCAGTGCCTTGGCCGGAGCATTCATTTACGGCAAGGCCAAGACCATGTCCTGGCCGTTGGTCGCATTTTTCGGCGGGTTGAATTCTCTGATGGCCTTTGTAGGCGGGTTTCAGGCACATCTTTATAGTGGCACGTCACTCAAGATCGTCCTGTCCGTCGCTCTTGCCATTGCCGGTGTGGCGATGTTGCTGCCGGAAAAAAAGGTTATTAAGACAGCGGCAGTCCGGTTGGGATACTGGAACATCCATGAAGGAGAGGACACCTATGTTGTGAATCTTTGGCTGGCCGCCCCCATGACGCTGGTCACCGGCTTTTTTTCCGGAATGGTCGGCATCTCTGGCGGGGCGTTTCTCGTGCCGCTCATGGTTGTCGGTTGCGGAGTGCCTACCCGCACAGCGATCGGAACCGCAACAGCCATGCTCGCGGCCACAGCCTTTATGGGCTTCATGGGCAACGCCTTGCATGGCGGTTTCGATCCCGTGCTGGCTATTCCATGCGGAATCGTGGCCATTTTAGGAGGAGTGATCGGCGGCCGACTTGCGCTCAAAACAAAATCGAAAAAATTGAAAACTCTATCAGGCATCATCACTATAATCGCAGCAGTCATCATGATGCTGAACGCATTTGGTGGCGAGTGA
- a CDS encoding thioredoxin family protein, translating to MKKIHVMGPGCPKCAETYKIVEAAIAETGVEATLEKVTDFTEISKFGVFTTPAVAVDGTVKVMGKVPKKADVVAWLTA from the coding sequence ATGAAAAAAATTCACGTTATGGGTCCTGGCTGCCCCAAGTGCGCCGAAACCTACAAAATCGTCGAAGCGGCCATCGCCGAAACCGGCGTTGAGGCCACTCTCGAAAAAGTCACCGACTTCACCGAGATTTCAAAATTCGGCGTGTTCACCACCCCGGCCGTGGCTGTGGACGGTACTGTCAAGGTCATGGGCAAGGTGCCCAAGAAGGCCGACGTGGTGGCCTGGCTGACCGCATAA
- a CDS encoding co-chaperone YbbN, giving the protein MKILRLLLALIFLAAASPALAAPSPLISGDPQEVPIKGMVTMVDIGAKACIPCKMMIPVIESLSEEYEGRAAIVFIDVWKNPDETPKYSLRAIPTQIFYDKDGNEVMRHEGYFSKEEIIKILTKLGAE; this is encoded by the coding sequence ATGAAAATTCTTCGCCTTCTCCTTGCTCTCATTTTTCTGGCCGCAGCGTCTCCAGCCCTGGCCGCGCCGTCCCCACTCATCTCCGGTGACCCGCAGGAAGTTCCCATCAAGGGCATGGTGACCATGGTCGACATCGGGGCCAAGGCCTGCATACCCTGCAAGATGATGATTCCGGTCATCGAGTCCTTGTCCGAAGAATACGAAGGCCGGGCCGCCATCGTCTTCATCGACGTCTGGAAAAACCCGGACGAGACACCAAAATATAGTCTTCGCGCCATTCCGACACAGATCTTCTATGACAAGGACGGCAATGAAGTCATGCGCCACGAAGGATACTTTTCCAAAGAGGAGATCATCAAGATTCTGACCAAGCTCGGGGCGGAATGA
- a CDS encoding sulfite exporter TauE/SafE family protein, whose product MILYVTSFFATLFFSALFATGGMGSSIVLIPILGFLGVDFNLAKAVGLFINTTTTSTASFLNWRRQLLDFSTITPFLIASVCCAPIGTYCASIWNVEYIKLAFVVFLFFSSAKIFFRGSTPHEEIVKCKWAMFPLGLGVGFLAGLLGIGGGALIVPVLFAMGFSPIQIAINASFMIPFSTMSAFLSYAGLITIDWTLIGVTTTASMLGGFVGNRIMHAKLKNTDIKNVLCLAMCLVGLKMLYDILAV is encoded by the coding sequence ATGATCCTCTACGTCACCAGTTTTTTCGCCACGCTGTTCTTCTCGGCTCTTTTTGCGACAGGCGGAATGGGGTCCTCCATTGTGCTCATTCCGATCCTGGGATTCCTCGGCGTTGATTTTAATCTGGCCAAGGCCGTCGGCTTGTTCATCAACACCACGACGACCTCAACCGCCAGCTTTTTGAATTGGCGGCGACAACTGCTCGATTTTTCCACCATCACGCCATTTCTCATTGCATCAGTATGCTGCGCTCCTATCGGAACCTACTGCGCCAGCATCTGGAATGTGGAGTACATCAAGCTGGCTTTCGTGGTCTTTTTGTTTTTTTCCTCGGCAAAGATCTTTTTCAGAGGTAGCACACCGCACGAGGAAATAGTGAAATGCAAATGGGCCATGTTCCCGCTTGGTCTCGGTGTCGGTTTTCTGGCCGGTCTTCTGGGCATCGGCGGCGGCGCGCTCATTGTTCCGGTCCTGTTCGCCATGGGGTTTTCACCCATACAAATTGCCATCAACGCCAGCTTCATGATCCCTTTTTCGACGATGTCCGCTTTTCTGAGTTACGCCGGACTCATCACGATCGACTGGACGCTCATTGGCGTGACGACTACCGCAAGTATGTTGGGCGGATTCGTTGGCAACCGGATCATGCACGCGAAACTCAAGAACACCGATATCAAAAATGTGCTGTGTCTTGCTATGTGCTTGGTCGGTTTGAAAATGCTTTACGACATTCTGGCGGTATAA
- a CDS encoding rhodanese-like domain-containing protein, whose amino-acid sequence MTTFDEILKDMTFDFFGSGEHKIEMESLFSNKDGMLLDIRSKEEHESLEIKLQHHIPVLWIPIDEIPDRHAEIPRDKTIGIFCTAGTRSAIVYAYLLTKGFERVRIAPSSYEALTKLVMPGKLYKTITERRVAQSKE is encoded by the coding sequence ATGACCACGTTTGATGAGATTCTGAAAGATATGACTTTTGATTTTTTTGGAAGCGGCGAGCATAAAATTGAAATGGAGTCGCTGTTTTCAAACAAGGATGGGATGCTTTTGGATATTCGGTCCAAAGAGGAGCACGAGTCTCTTGAGATCAAACTCCAGCATCATATTCCTGTGTTATGGATCCCCATTGACGAAATTCCGGATCGGCATGCAGAGATTCCCCGGGATAAAACCATCGGCATTTTTTGCACGGCCGGAACGCGGTCTGCCATTGTCTATGCCTATCTTTTGACCAAAGGATTCGAGCGTGTCCGCATCGCGCCAAGTTCTTATGAGGCGCTGACGAAGTTGGTGATGCCGGGAAAGCTCTACAAGACCATAACTGAACGAAGAGTGGCTCAGAGCAAGGAATAG
- a CDS encoding metalloregulator ArsR/SmtB family transcription factor: protein MKTEDKKFYEAKAAVLKALAHPTRLWMVEQLEAGEKCVCEFAEVIDADFSTVSKHLTVLKQAGIVADEKRGKQVYYSLKVPCVLNFMHCVEAVLSARALEHLSMAGLSDRPQIK from the coding sequence GTGAAAACTGAAGACAAGAAATTTTATGAGGCCAAGGCTGCGGTCCTCAAAGCCTTGGCTCATCCGACCAGGTTGTGGATGGTGGAGCAGCTTGAAGCTGGTGAAAAATGCGTGTGCGAGTTCGCCGAGGTTATCGATGCGGATTTTTCGACTGTTTCCAAACATTTGACGGTACTTAAGCAGGCTGGAATCGTGGCCGACGAAAAGCGGGGCAAGCAGGTGTATTACAGCCTCAAGGTCCCGTGCGTGTTGAATTTTATGCATTGCGTGGAGGCCGTGCTGTCCGCACGCGCCCTGGAACATCTTTCAATGGCCGGCCTCTCGGACCGGCCGCAAATCAAGTAG
- a CDS encoding tetratricopeptide repeat protein codes for MAKSSAKQQAGKKNNALVYGIVILMAGALIGIAFSTAFHSTKGQSGAPAQSQSNDMLAQIKVYSDRVALNPQDVNAWITLGNLYFDTNQPAKSIEAYSRSLELSPGNPNVLTDMGVMHRSLGEFQKALDAFAKAIAADPRHETARMNTGIVLLYDLGDREGAIAAWQDLVRTNPQAVNANGTPLAEVLREMTGKTPGAVDSGQKLLVPQKIPAD; via the coding sequence ATGGCGAAATCATCGGCCAAACAGCAGGCCGGCAAAAAGAACAATGCCCTGGTCTACGGGATCGTGATCCTGATGGCGGGGGCGCTCATCGGCATCGCCTTCAGCACGGCCTTTCATTCCACCAAGGGGCAGAGTGGAGCCCCGGCCCAGTCTCAGAGTAATGACATGCTCGCCCAGATCAAGGTCTATTCCGATCGCGTGGCCTTGAACCCGCAGGACGTGAACGCCTGGATCACCCTGGGCAATCTCTACTTCGACACGAACCAGCCCGCCAAATCCATCGAGGCTTACAGCCGGTCTCTGGAACTCAGCCCGGGCAACCCCAACGTGCTGACCGACATGGGCGTCATGCACCGCTCTTTGGGTGAATTCCAGAAGGCCCTGGATGCCTTTGCCAAGGCCATCGCCGCGGATCCCCGGCATGAAACTGCGCGCATGAACACCGGTATCGTGTTGCTCTACGACCTTGGCGACAGGGAAGGAGCCATCGCGGCCTGGCAGGATCTGGTGCGAACCAATCCGCAGGCGGTGAACGCCAACGGCACGCCCCTCGCGGAGGTCCTGCGCGAGATGACCGGCAAGACGCCGGGCGCGGTCGATAGTGGACAGAAACTGCTCGTACCCC